The following are encoded together in the Zingiber officinale cultivar Zhangliang chromosome 8A, Zo_v1.1, whole genome shotgun sequence genome:
- the LOC122010936 gene encoding uncharacterized protein LOC122010936: protein MCWKPLNRFSQTASLSRFKLIRDLISKTTADAVWFGSDLTGFNQGGFRDIDDERQLRASSSSESLAMAAISSFLVCVRDPSFQAHPGNTLKTLEKSFVTCHPLGLSSAPLRQMRARVITPKRQLILRSAYREGGRPNTASTFIGGFLLGGMMVGTLACVYAPKISKALAGTDKKELMRKLPKFIYDEEKALEKTRKVLTQKIEELNSAIDQVSSEIHGNDKPNGVTVSPNEIEAAI from the exons ATGTGCTGGAAGCCCTTGAACCGGTTCTCTCAAACCGCCAGCCTGAGCCGGTTCAAACTGATCCGCGATCTGATCTCAAAGACCACTGCTGATGCGGTCTGGTTCGGATCCGATTTGACCGGGTTCAACCAGGGAGGCTTCAGAGATATTGATGATGAGCGGCAGCTCCGTGCTTCCTCTTCGTCCGAATCGCTCGCCATGGCTGCAATCTCGAGCTTCCTCGTCTGCGTCAGAGATCCTTCCTTCCAAGCGCACCCCG GAAATACGTTGAAGACATTGGAGAAATCTTTTGTTACTTGCCATCCTTTGGGCTTGTCTTCTGCTCCTCTTCGCCAAATGAGGGCTAGAGTTATAACTCCCAAGCGTCAATTAATCCTTCGATCTGCCTATAG AGAGGGTGGAAGGCCAAACACTGCAAGCACATTCATTGGTGGTTTTTTGCTGGGAGGAATGATGGTTGGGACACTTGCTTGTGTCTATGCACCTAAG ATCAGCAAAGCACTAGCTGGCACAGACAAAAAAGAATTAATGAGGAAGTTGCCAAAGTTCATCTACGATGAGGAGAAAGCTTTGGAG AAAACCAGGAAGGTGCTGACGCAAAAGATTGAAGAACTTAACTCAGCGATCGACCAGGTTTCTTCTGAAATCCACGGGAATGACAAGCCAAATGGAGTGACCGTGTCTCCTAATGAGATTGAAGCTGCTATATAA
- the LOC122010937 gene encoding uncharacterized protein LOC122010937: MESSKQHTSTTSFSFPQPGNIYLQSWIFYQRAFEYQYSFQVKHHSSKVNNCLNGTFIKKLSDGEISRQASDSHAAPSVVARLMGMDSMPEPSPKVLKDEHEIYSSRKSMDTSSLNLINSVKETSHSSTSSRELKRSLVLNGSAPDSKAENIRKPCPRKHPQEELLQKFKKEFESWQASKSWEHSGSQKNQVLRDIKDYQTVAQEILNKEKLTKYLTAKENFAEEKPTEFVDVGSSAEQTVARREVTNLHTHLDGQSQTFSNTFMHTTLDTKMNYFEHFPGIKIDSKTERPSSPTRIVILKPTFYKMDGTVGELSASSNQLGKECSMKDFLEEVKERLKNDIQGRSRNNVEFRGTDVRSSFGERSVDTKQIARDIAKRIRESVSRDMGATLMRSDSTRSFRGDTQINALDSPEFIRREMRKFLAEKPKNALKNEFFFESPLVKHGRQSGASFTTGKATRKVISDFSNKGKKSDYWKNKKAAHESVPRNTQQFLAVDSESQRNLTRSFSAPVSGTAFGKLLLEDQHISGARICRKHESSVNNLSEARRQRKDSFNIKETLSSLKHNLNLRGKRY; encoded by the exons ATGGAATCTTCTAAACAACATACTTCCACTACAAGTTTTTCTTTTCCGCAGCCTGGAAACATATATTTGCAGTCATGGATATTCTATCAAAGAGCCTTTGAATATCAATATTCTTTTCAGGTGAAACACCACTCATCTAAAGTGAATAACTGTCTCAATGGAACCTTTATTAAGAAGTTGAGTGATGGAGAGATTTCTAGGCAGGCAAGTGATAGTCATGCTGCACCAAGTGTTGTGGCCCGATTGATGGGAATGGACTCAATGCCAGAACCAAGTCCAAAAGTTCTCAAGGATGAACATGAAATCTACAGCTCAAGAAAATCTATGGACACAAGTAGCCTCAATCTGATTAATTCAGTTAAAGAAACTTCACATAGCTCTACGTCCTCTAGAGAATTAAAACGAAGCTTAGTTCTGAATGGTAGTGCACCAGATTCAAAAGCTGAAAATATAAGAAAACCATGTCCACGCAAACATCCACAGGAGGAGCTGCTGCAGAAGTTCAAGAAGGAATTTGAGTCATGGCAAGCATCCAAGTCGTGGGAACACTCGGGGTCACAAAAGAATCAGGTTTTGAGAGATATCAAGGATTATCAAACTGTTGCACAGGAAATTTTGAACAAAGAAAAATTGACTAAATATCTTACTGCAAAGGAAAACTTTGCTGAAGAGAAACCTACAGAGTTTGTAGATGTTGGTTCATCAGCCGAACAAACTGTAGCTAGACGAGAAGTGACCAACTTACACACACACTTGGACGGACAGTCCCAAACTTTCTCAAACACCTTCATGCATACAACACTTGATACCAAAATGAACTATTTTGAACACTTTCCAGGCATTAAGATTGATAGTAAGACGGAGAGACCTAGTTCACCTACACGAATAGTGATCCTGAAACCTACTTTTTACAAGATGGATGGCACTGTGGGAGAATTATCTGCATCATCCAATCAGTTAGGGAAGGAATGTAGCATGAAGGATTTTCTTGAGGAGGTGAAGGAAAGGCTCAAAAATGATATTCAAGGAAGGAGCAGAAACAATGTTGAATTTAGAGGAACTGATGTGAGGTCTTCATTTGGTGAAAGGTCAGTTGACACAAAGCAAATTGCTCGTGACATAGCGAAACGAATAAGAGAAAGTGTGAGTAGAgacatgggagctactctaatgCGATCAGACTCAACTAGATCATTTAGGGGTGACACACAAATCAATGCACTCGATTCGCCTGAGTTCATTAGAAGAGAGATGAGGAAATTCCTAGCAGAGAAACCAAAGAACGCACTGAAAAATGAGTTCTTTTTTGAGAGTCCTCTAGTTAAACATGGACGACAGTCAGGTGCTTCCTTCACGACAGGGAAAGCAACACGAAAGGTGATATCTGACTTTTCAAATAAAGGTAAAAAATCAGATTACTGGAAAAACAAGAAAGCTGCACATGAATCAGTTCCAAGAAATACTCAACAGTTTCTGGCTGTTGACTCAGAATCACAGCGAAACCTAACCAGATCATTCTCTGCACCAGTGTCCGGAACAGCTTTTGGGAAGCTCCTCTTAGAGGACCAGCACATTTCTGGGGCTCGAATCTGTAGAAAACATGAATCATCTGTTAATAATTTATCAGAAGCAAGAAGACAGAGGAAAGATAGTTTCAACATAAAGGAAACACTATCCagtttaaaacataatttaaatcTTAGAG GAAAACGCTACTGA
- the LOC122012587 gene encoding uncharacterized protein LOC122012587 — translation MEYHMSSCISGEFSTDAPAREPFVPENIEHGGHDKSTGEKSQEQEIDDMEEKDASYLRDILITAGFYEDNSTDLSNSRLDELTRPISHQVFEEVEEAYKYGHVDTEFSIGYNNDVTIGHKLLFDLVNEALQSMLSPKIRCPMLKRWVLGPATPSEGKNLLEDLWNQIKLYLNPFMHESDTLDSIVVQDMKMTTWPTMLYEDMDVVGRQIERVILSNLIDDIVKDLCFWKPYRQN, via the exons ATGGAGTATCATATGTCATCGTGTATCTCTGGAGAGTTTAGCACTGATGCTCCAGCTAGAG AACCGTTTGTGCCTGAAAATATTGAGCATGGTGGACACGATAAGTCAACTGGAGAGAAGTCTCAAGAGCAAGAAATAGATGACATGGAAGAGAAGGACGCATCTTATTTGCGTGATATCCTCATCACTGCTGGGTTTTACGAGGATAATTCCACAGATCTCTCAAACTCAAGGTTGGATGAATTAACAAGGCCAATCTCACACCAGGTTTTTGAAGAAGTGGAAGAAGCATACAAATATGGCCATGTGGATACAGAGTTTTCCATCGGTTACAACAACGATGTAACCATAGGACACAAACTTCTGTTCGACTTGGTAAATGAGGCTCTGCAAAGCATGCTCAGTCCAAAAATAAGATGTCCCATGCTGAAGAGATGGGTTCTAGGTCCAGCCACACCATCAGAAGGAAAAAATTTGTTGGAGGACTTATGGAATCAGATCAAGTTGTACTTGAACCCTTTTATGCATGAGTCTGACACTCTAGATAGCATTGTTGTTCAAGATATGAAGATGACAACTTGGCCAACCATGTTGTATGAGGACATGGATGTGGTAGGGAGACAGATCGAGAGGGTCATTCTATCGAATTTGATAGATGACATTGTGAAAGATTTGTGCTTTTGGAAGCCCTATCGACAAAACTGA